From a single Anaerolineales bacterium genomic region:
- a CDS encoding NADH-quinone oxidoreductase subunit B family protein, which produces MNNKPSLWKQTMNKVRTWARMNSIGAIHFNSGSCNGCDIEILATLTPRYDVERFGIKLHGSPRHADVLLVTGPVTRQARERLIRTYEQMPEPKFVISVGACSISGGVFDGCYNVGGSVDEVIPVDVFVPGCPPRPEAIIDGIIQLLGELQGGVPRPVAKPKIVEEVSS; this is translated from the coding sequence ATGAATAACAAACCCAGCCTTTGGAAACAAACCATGAACAAGGTCCGCACGTGGGCGCGGATGAATTCCATCGGGGCGATCCACTTCAACAGCGGTTCCTGCAACGGCTGTGATATCGAGATCCTTGCCACGCTCACGCCGCGCTACGATGTGGAACGCTTCGGCATCAAACTGCACGGAAGCCCGCGCCATGCGGATGTTCTGCTGGTGACGGGACCCGTGACGCGTCAGGCTCGCGAACGCTTGATCCGCACCTACGAGCAGATGCCTGAACCGAAGTTTGTCATCTCGGTCGGCGCGTGCAGTATTTCGGGCGGCGTATTCGACGGCTGTTACAACGTCGGCGGTTCGGTGGATGAAGTCATCCCAGTGGATGTGTTCGTGCCTGGCTGCCCGCCGCGCCCCGAAGCCATCATTGACGGCATCATCCAGTTGCTGGGCGAACTGCAAGGCGGAGTGCCGCGCCCTGTGGCGAAACCGAAAATCGTGGAAGAGGTATCTTCATGA